The Lycium barbarum isolate Lr01 chromosome 9, ASM1917538v2, whole genome shotgun sequence genome has a segment encoding these proteins:
- the LOC132610576 gene encoding probable indole-3-pyruvate monooxygenase YUCCA10 has translation MATTTHHDHQEPIVIIVGAGPAGLATSACLKKFSIPNLILEKEDCYSPMWKKYAYDRLHLHLAKQFCQLPHIPFPSSSPTYMPKKEFIQYLDNYASYFDITPLYKRKVELANFDESTRKWNVKVRNGNSGDVEEYFSKFLVVATGEASYPFIPEVPGLESFKGEAIHTTQYKDGEKFKGKSVLVVGCGNSGMEIALDLANHGARTSIIVRSPIHLISREMGYLGLMLLKYKVAPTLVDSIMMILSKLIYGDVSKYYGVKRPKEGPFASKLKYGKYPIFDVGTHQKIKSGEIQVLPAMTRIRGNDVVFENGNSHQFDVIVFATGFKRTTHNWLQGDDYLLNEDGFPKPEFPDHWKGKNGLYCVGLSRRGLYGIAFDAQNIATHINSLL, from the exons ATGGCAACAACAACTCATCATGATCATCAAGAACCTATAGTGATTATTGTTGGTGCTGGCCCCGCTGGCCTTGCTACATCTGCATGCCTAAAAAAATTTTCTATTCCAAATCtcattcttgaaaaagaagattGTTACTCTCCCATGTGGAAAAAATATGCCTATGATAGACTACACCTTCATTTAGCCAAACAATTTTGTCAACTTCCTCATATCCCCTTTCCTTCCTCATCTCCAACTTATATGCCCAAAAAAGAATTCATTCAATACTTGGATAACTATGCTTCCTATTTTGATATCACCCCTCTGTACAAAAGAAAAGTTGAGTTAGCAAATTTTGATGAGtccacaagaaaatggaatgttAAGGTTAGAAATGGAAATTCTGGTGATGTGGAGGAGTATTTTAGTAAGTTTCTTGTGGTGGCTACTGGAGAAGCAAGTTACCCTTTTATCCCTGAGGTCCCTGGTTTAGAAAGTTTCAAAGGAGAGGCTATTCACACTACTCAATACAAAGATGGTGAGAAGTTTAAGGGAAAGAGTGTTTTGGTTGTTGGTTGTGGAAATTCTGGAATGGAAATAGCACTTGATCTTGCTAACCATGGAGCAAGGACTTCCATTATCGTTCGAAGCCcg ATACACTTAATATCAAGAGAAATGGGATATTTGGGGCTAATGTTGTTGAAGTATAAGGTTGCACCCACATTGGTGGACTCCATAATGATGATATTAAGCAAGCTAATATATGGAGATGTAAGCAAGTATTATGGGGTGAAAAGGCCAAAAGAGGGACCCTTTGCTTCTAAACTAAAGTATGGTAAGTACCCAATCTTTGACGTGGGGACTCATCAAAAGATCAAGTCTGGTGAAATCCAG GTGTTACCTGCAATGACACGCATAAGAGGAAATGATGTTGTGTTCGAGAACGGTAACTCTCATCAATTTGATGTTATTGTCTTTGCCACTGGCTTCAAGAGGACTACTCACAATTGGCTTCAG GGAGATGACTATCTACTGAATGAAGATGGATTTCCAAAGCCAGAATTTCCAGATCATTGGAAGGGGAAGAATGGACTCTACTGTGTGGGGCTATCAAGGAGAGGACTTTATGGGATTGCATTTGATGCACAAAACATAGCTACACATATCAACTCTCTTCTCTGA
- the LOC132609259 gene encoding protease Do-like 2, chloroplastic, with protein sequence MAIAAATCCFFSAGTSLYSLTSPPSSLFIPKALHQNKKVLKNSSSFPQDPKKAVGKQNFLWRSKDERHLANKDGRSNNNETGQSKSTAFKPPGLQRKGAGKGAPVESKEPQVETGIIEDATFLNAVVKVFCTHTAPDYSLPWQKQRQFASTGSAFMIGDGKLLTNAHCVEYGTQVKVKRRGDDTKYVAKVLAKGVECDIALLSVESEDFWKGAEPLRFGHLPRLQDAVTVVGYPLGGDTISVTKGVVSRVEVTSYAHGSSELLGIQIDAAINPGNSGGPAFNDDGECIGVAFQVYRSDDVENIGYVIPTTVVSHFLEDYERNGKYSGFPCLGVLLQKLENPALRTCLRVPSNEGVLVRKIEPTSDVSNVLKEGDVIVSFDGVRVGSEGTVPFRSSERIAFRYLISQKFTGDVAELGIIRAGEFLKVQAILKPRVHLVPYHIDGGQPSYLIVAGLVFTPLSEPLIEGECEDTIGLKLLTKARYSFAKFEGEQIVVLSQVLANEVNIGYEDLSNEQILKVNGTRIRNIHHLAHLVDSCKDKYLVLEFEDNFLVVLEREAASSASSSILKDYGIPAERSSDLLEPYIDSIEPDEATDQHEFGDSPVSNSEFGYDGLLWA encoded by the exons ATGGCAATTGCAGCTGCAACCTGCTGCTTTTTCTCTGCCGGCACTTCACTCTACTCTCTAACGTCTCCTCCGTCTTCTTTATTTATTCCTAAAGCTCTACATCAAAACAAAAAGGTTCTCAAGAATTCATCTTCTTTTCCTCAAGACCCAAAG AAAGCAGTTGGTAAACAGAATTTCCTATGGAGATCAAAAGACGAAAGACATTTAGCAAATAAAGATGGCAGAAGCAATAATAATGAAACGGGACAATCTAAATCAACTGCATTTAAACCGCCTGGTCTGCAGAGGAAAGGAGCAGGGAAGGGAGCTCCAGTTGAGTCAAAGGAGCCGCAG GTAGAAACTGGTATCATTGAAGATGCAACTTTTCTTAATGCAGTTGTGAAG GTTTTCTGTACGCACACTGCTCCAGATTATTCCCTTCCGTGGCAGAAACAAAGACAATTTGCAAGTACTGGAAG TGCTTTCATGATTGGTGATGGGAAACTCCTGACAAACGCACATTGTGTTGAATATGGTACCCAG GTTAAAGTGAAGAGAAGGGGAGATGACACTAAATATGTTGCCAAG GTTCTAGCTAAAGGAGTGGAGTGTGACATAGCCTTGCTATCTGTGGAAAGCGAGGATTTCTGGAAAGGAGCTGAGCCCCTCCGCTTTGGACACTTGCCTCGTCTGCAG GATGCTGTAACTGTTGTAGGTTATCCACTTGGAGGAGATACCATTTCTGTGACCAAAGGGGTGGTATCAAGAGTAGAG GTCACATCATATGCTCATGGATCATCCGAGCTTCTGGGCATTCAAATAGATGCAGCAATAAATCCTG GTAACAGTGGCGGCCCTGCATTCAATGACGATGGAGAGTGCATAGGGGTGGCATTTCAG GTTTACAGGTCAGATGACGTTGAAAATATTGGTTATGTTATCCCAACTACGGTAGTGTCTCATTTTCTGGAAGACTATGAAAGGAACGGGAAATACAGTG GTTTTCCTTGCCTTGGGGTATTGTTGCAAAAATTGGAAAATCCAGCACTACGTACCTGCTTGAGAGTTCCTTCGAACGAG GGCGTACTCGTACGGAAAATCGAGCCTACTTCCGATGTTAGCAATGTCTTGAAAGAG GGAGACGTGATTGTTAGCTTTGACGGTGTTCGTGTTGGGAGTGAAGGGACAGTGCCATTTCGATCAAGTGAACGCATTGCATTTCGCTATCTCATCAGTCAAAA GTTCACTGGTGATGTAGCGGAGCTTGGTATTATTAGAGCTGGGGAATTCCTGAAAGTTCAAGCAATTCTGAAGCCACGTGTGCATTTG GTTCCTTATCACATAGATGGTGGTCAACCTTCATACTTAATAGTTGCCGGCTTGGTGTTTACACCACTATCCGAACCCTTAATAGA GGGAGAATGTGAAGATACCATAGGG CTAAAACTATTGACAAAGGCTCGATACTCTTTTGCAAAGTTCGAAGGAGAACAGATTGTTGTACTATCACAG GTCTTGGCGAATGAAGTGAATATTGGGTACGAGGATTTAAGCAATGAGCAG ATCTTGAAGGTGAATGGAACTCGAATTAGGAACATTCACCATTTGGCTCATCTAGTGGATT CTTGCAAGGATAAATATCTAGTGCTCGAATTTGAAGACAACTTTCTGGTTGTTTTAGAAAGAGAGGCAGCCTCGTCTGCATCATCTAGCATTCTTAAAGACTATGGCATTCCAGCTGAAAGATCGTCTGATCTCTTGGAACCATATATTGATTCCATTGAACCAGATGAAGCAACCGATCAACATGAGTTTGGTGATAGTCCAGTTTCTAATTCAGAATTCGGCTACGATGGGCTTCTTTGGGCTTGA